Below is a window of Alphaproteobacteria bacterium DNA.
AATTCTTGAGCCGCTGTTTCGCTGAGGTAAATCTGGCCATCTTCCGTTTGACCCCCAAAATTACACCAGGTTTTGGTGTCGTCTCGTTTTCCCAGTAAAGTGTATAATTGGCCGCCTTGTTCAGCAATCACCATAACACCTGCACCAGTGGCTTGAGACTTTGCTTGAAAATGGCTATGGGCGGGGACAGGGCCTTTGAAAAAACCCTCTAATGAACGTAAGTTTTCATCATCTATGCTGCTGATGGAGGCTTGAACCCCCAAGGGAATCTGAACCAAAAAAGATAAAACAAGTAAATAAGAAATGATTTTTTTCAACATCTTAAACTCCTCTGTAGGGAAGATGTAAGTATTGAGGAGTGAAATGTCAAGAAGAGGTTAAGCCAACCCCAAAGCCTTCAGGATTTTAATGGCGGATTCCAGGGTTAAGGTGGTTTTACCTTGCTCAAAGTTATTGATGGTTGGTGTGCTTAATCCCACGAACATAGCCAGCTGTTTTTGGGTGAACCGTTGTTCTTTGCGGCGTTTGATCGCCTCAGCTACTAAAGCTTGCCAATTGAGGCAAATGTTTCGTTCCATCTTGTTTCCATCGTGTTAATGATTTGATTTTTTAGGTGAGCGTTCTTGATAGAAGTGTCAGCTATTGCTTGTTTAGCTGCCTCTTTATGGTGTTCAAGATGATTAATAGCCGTGTGAATGGCATCCTTGTTCAGTTGAAAGCCCTCTCCCATCCTTAAAATAGAATTCATTTTAAGGTTTCCCAAAAGCAAATCTTTGGCTCCATTCATTCCCAGCGCGATATTTTTATATCCATAAATAATGGCGGATACTTGGTCATAAGAAGGGGTCAGCCGTAATCCCGCATCCGTATGAAACATCGCAAAATTTTTCAGATGCATGTCTGTGTTGCCCAGCAAAAGGCCAGCGAGAATTCGTAAAAAAAGTCGGTATTTTTCTACATTTAAACAGCCAGGCGTTTCATTGATAAAGTTAGCCATCTGTTGATAGTCAGCTTCATATTTGTTTCTAGAAATACGCCCCAGCAGTTGATTGAATTCTTCAAAATGTAAGCGGGCACCACTTGGGGTGCGATCAAATCTTTTAATAATAAGGGCTTGTTCTGTAATGCCTTCCACAGGGCCAAGATGTAGTTCAGCAACTGTGTCTTCTGGCAATAAAGTCTTGAAAGCTGCCATTGTTAGGTGTTCATTGTGCGTAAGGTCTATGTGTTTTTCTGATGGAAATTTACCAATATGAGTGCTTAATTCCCCAATTCTTGTGGGAAAGAATTTTCCATTTCTTTCAATCAAAGCAAGTTTAGGTTGAACACCAGAAAGAGAGGCCCGGCTTTTCATAACAGCCAATTCTTTTTGGTCTGTTAAGTCAATGGCTGTCTGTCGCAAGACAGCCGGCTCCGGATCTAAAATAGATACAGCCCCCGCACAGTCATATCCAAAAGCAAGCAATAGCTCAAACCGGGAAGCCTGTCTATTGAGTAATCTTTTTTGCTCGTCTTCCAGCCATCCTTCAGAAACCAGATTATCAAAGAAAGGTAAAAGCCCCACTTGGCTTACAAACGGGATTCCAGTTAAAGGTAAGGTATGGGAAATAGGAGGATTTTTCCCATTTAAATAACTATCGTCATAGGTAAAAGAGATGGCATGGCCTGGCTCTTCCCGGATTATACCCGCGAATCGGTCCTGATAATTAACTTTTCCCCATAAGAGTTTTGCCATAATAAACTATATTTTACTTTTTCGTCCTATTTCCAAATATAATAAACTATATTTTATTTTTCAAGAGGAATGTCAGAAAAAGTAAACTATAGTTGATTAGTTTATTTTCTCCCTCCCAATTTAACAAAAGCAAAAAAATTCCAGAATCAGGAAACATGTGCTACAGTAATAATGGAATATAAAAAAAATAATGGGGGGAATATTGAGATGCTTTCTAAAAATGTTGTTATGGTTGGTTTTGGAAGTATTGGGCAGGCAACGCTACCTTTTCTTATAAATACTCTAAAGATTCCAAGTGATCGTATTCATATTATTACAGCTGACGCTAGTGGTGCTAAGCTTGCTAAGCACTATGGGATTGATCTGAAAATTCACACCTTAACACCCCATAATTATGAATCTATTTTGAAACCCTTGCTTAAGGATGGGGGTGTTTTGCTGAATCTTTCTGTGAACGTTTCCTCTTTTGCATTGGTTAAGATGTGTCATAAGCTTAATGCCCTTTATCTGGATACATGCATTGAACCCTGGGAGGGGCGATATACGGACAAAAGTATATCCATTCAAAAACGATCTAACTATGCCTTGCGGGAAGAGGCTTTGGCCATGCGCAAGAAATTGAAGGATGGTCCCACAGCTTTGTTGGCGCATGGGATGAATCCCGGGCTTATTTCTCACTTTCTGAAGCAAGCTTTGGTGAATGTGGCGAACGATACCAATGTGTCTTTTTCTGCCCCAAAAACCCAAGAGGATTGGGCCCATTTGGCGGCTAAGTTGAATGTAAAAGCTATTCATGTGGCCGAACAGGATATGCAGATTACCGCCAAAAAACGTCAGGAGCATGAATTTGTGAATACTTGGTCTGTGGATGGATTTTTGAGTGAAGGGCAGCAGCCTGCTGAATTAGGATGGGGTACCCACGAGAAATATTTCCCCAAGGATGGAAAAAGACATCCAACGGGATGCAAAGCAGCTATTTACTTGCAACAACCTGGCCTTGCTACCAACACGCGTAGCTGGACTCCCCAATATGGGCCCTATCAAGGATTTTTGATTACCCATAATGAATCTATTTCAACAGCGGACTATCTAACGGTCAAAAAAGATGGAGAAGTAAAATATAGGCCCACGGTTTATTACAGTTACCGCCCTGCGAACGATGCCATTTTGTCTATCCATGAGATGGAGGGAAACAACTTTCAAAGCCCCCAAAGCAAACGCATTTTAAATGACGAAATTACAAGTGGAGTGGATGAGCTGGGCATTCTGCTGATGGGCCACAAGAAGGGGGCTTATTGGTATGGGTCGCAGCTTGATATTCATGAGGCCCGTAAATTGGCGCCCCATTGTAATGCCACGGCCTTGCAGGTGGTGGCCGGCATTTTGTGTGGGCTAGATTGGATGATCCGGCACCCACGCAAAGGGATTGTTGAGCCGGAAAACATTGACTATGACGAGGCCTTAAAAGTTGCTATGCCTTATTTGGGCAAGATGGGGGGGCATTACTCCGATTGGACACCCCTGAAAAACCTTTCCCATCTTTTCCCCTGGGACGTGGACGCCCAAGACCCTTGGCAGTTTAAGAATTTTAGGATTAGCTAGTTAAATCTATCCCGTACCGTCAGAATACGGTGAATGGTTTCTGGGTCTAGGGCTTGTGTCACATTTTCAGGATAAAAATGCAGCTGAAAGGCTTGAATCACAAAGGGCAGATCCGTGGGGCTAGCGA
It encodes the following:
- a CDS encoding helix-turn-helix transcriptional regulator; the encoded protein is MERNICLNWQALVAEAIKRRKEQRFTQKQLAMFVGLSTPTINNFEQGKTTLTLESAIKILKALGLA
- a CDS encoding HipA domain-containing protein: MAKLLWGKVNYQDRFAGIIREEPGHAISFTYDDSYLNGKNPPISHTLPLTGIPFVSQVGLLPFFDNLVSEGWLEDEQKRLLNRQASRFELLLAFGYDCAGAVSILDPEPAVLRQTAIDLTDQKELAVMKSRASLSGVQPKLALIERNGKFFPTRIGELSTHIGKFPSEKHIDLTHNEHLTMAAFKTLLPEDTVAELHLGPVEGITEQALIIKRFDRTPSGARLHFEEFNQLLGRISRNKYEADYQQMANFINETPGCLNVEKYRLFLRILAGLLLGNTDMHLKNFAMFHTDAGLRLTPSYDQVSAIIYGYKNIALGMNGAKDLLLGNLKMNSILRMGEGFQLNKDAIHTAINHLEHHKEAAKQAIADTSIKNAHLKNQIINTMETRWNETFASIGKL
- a CDS encoding saccharopine dehydrogenase C-terminal domain-containing protein; amino-acid sequence: MEYKKNNGGNIEMLSKNVVMVGFGSIGQATLPFLINTLKIPSDRIHIITADASGAKLAKHYGIDLKIHTLTPHNYESILKPLLKDGGVLLNLSVNVSSFALVKMCHKLNALYLDTCIEPWEGRYTDKSISIQKRSNYALREEALAMRKKLKDGPTALLAHGMNPGLISHFLKQALVNVANDTNVSFSAPKTQEDWAHLAAKLNVKAIHVAEQDMQITAKKRQEHEFVNTWSVDGFLSEGQQPAELGWGTHEKYFPKDGKRHPTGCKAAIYLQQPGLATNTRSWTPQYGPYQGFLITHNESISTADYLTVKKDGEVKYRPTVYYSYRPANDAILSIHEMEGNNFQSPQSKRILNDEITSGVDELGILLMGHKKGAYWYGSQLDIHEARKLAPHCNATALQVVAGILCGLDWMIRHPRKGIVEPENIDYDEALKVAMPYLGKMGGHYSDWTPLKNLSHLFPWDVDAQDPWQFKNFRIS